A single Brassica rapa cultivar Chiifu-401-42 chromosome A04, CAAS_Brap_v3.01, whole genome shotgun sequence DNA region contains:
- the LOC103863627 gene encoding uncharacterized protein LOC103863627 isoform X1 codes for MGDSRRGPSSTPQSRKIMVIADPTRESAAALQYALSHAVLEQDELILVHVENNGGSWKNAFSSFLRLPSSSSSSTSGSSPGANVNANIANTVSSLASEIGQGEGNFLEQMKRICEIAQPKVRVQTECITMDGIKAAAILLHGDKLGVEVIIIGQRRTISSSLLGYSLSLSLSLSLSLSLSLSLSLSLLMINLRRIMNVTYLKTIKQEPATSLRKKCAAVHIYFV; via the coding sequence ATGGGAGACAGTCGTAGAGGACCATCCTCAACACCACAATCACGCAAGATCATGGTGATCGCTGACCCGACCCGTGAATCTGCAGCTGCTCTTCAATACGCTCTTTCACACGCCGTGCTCGAGCAAGACGAGCTAATCCTCGTCCATGTTGAAAACAATGGTGGCTCgtggaaaaacgcattttcaaGTTTCTTGAGATTACCAAGCTCCTCCTCCTCTAGCACAAGCGGGTCATCACCGGGTGCTAATGTCAATGCTAATATTGCAAACACCGTTTCATCTTTGGCCTCTGAGATTGGTCAAGGGGAAGGGAATTTCCTTGAACAGATGAAACGGATATGTGAAATTGCTCAGCCGAAGGTGCGTGTGCAGACTGAATGTATAACCATGGACGGCATCAAAGCTGCAGCTATTCTTCTTCATGGAGACAAACTTGGGGTTGAAGTTATCATCATTGGCCAACGCAGGACGATCTCTTCTTCCCTTCTagggtactctctctctctctctctctctctctctctctctctctctctctctctctctctctctctctctctcttgatgaTCAATTTAAGAAGAATCATGAATGTGACATATTTGAAAACCATAAAACAAGAGCCGGCCACAAGCTTGAGAAAAAAATGTGCAGctgtacatatatattttgtttaa
- the LOC103863627 gene encoding uncharacterized protein LOC103863627 isoform X2, whose translation MGDSRRGPSSTPQSRKIMVIADPTRESAAALQYALSHAVLEQDELILVHVENNGGSWKNAFSSFLRLPSSSSSSTSGSSPGANVNANIANTVSSLASEIGQGEGNFLEQMKRICEIAQPKVRVQTECITMDGIKAAAILLHGDKLGVEVIIIGQRRTISSSLLGSMRPGGSLIGSKGVDTAEYLIENSKCTCVGVQKKGQNGGYVLNTKTHKNFWLLA comes from the exons ATGGGAGACAGTCGTAGAGGACCATCCTCAACACCACAATCACGCAAGATCATGGTGATCGCTGACCCGACCCGTGAATCTGCAGCTGCTCTTCAATACGCTCTTTCACACGCCGTGCTCGAGCAAGACGAGCTAATCCTCGTCCATGTTGAAAACAATGGTGGCTCgtggaaaaacgcattttcaaGTTTCTTGAGATTACCAAGCTCCTCCTCCTCTAGCACAAGCGGGTCATCACCGGGTGCTAATGTCAATGCTAATATTGCAAACACCGTTTCATCTTTGGCCTCTGAGATTGGTCAAGGGGAAGGGAATTTCCTTGAACAGATGAAACGGATATGTGAAATTGCTCAGCCGAAGGTGCGTGTGCAGACTGAATGTATAACCATGGACGGCATCAAAGCTGCAGCTATTCTTCTTCATGGAGACAAACTTGGGGTTGAAGTTATCATCATTGGCCAACGCAGGACGATCTCTTCTTCCCTTCTagg ATCTATGCGGCCTGGAGGGTCTCTAATAGGATCAAAAGGAGTAGATACAGCAGAATATCTAATCGAGAACAGCAAATGCACCTGTGTTGGCGTACAGAAGAAAGGTCAAAATGGAGGCTATGTTCTAAACACCAAGACCCATAAGAACTTTTGGCTATTGGCATGA
- the LOC103863626 gene encoding cysteine-rich receptor-like protein kinase 18 isoform X1, protein MAKIICESIMCIFFVFIIYFSAICVSAQTCDNTTGIFKPDSLYDKNRRLILSGLASNVTAHNGYFNGSIGLDPDRVYATGMCAPGAEPDVCSRCIKTTSESLLQTCLNQTRAFSWSTEETLCLVRYSSRSLSGLLVMDPRGALYNTQTFTIRNQTDFDYVCKKLMFGLIARTTSSSSGNNSSKYYAHNESLVPFYGNISSWMQCTPDVSPNDCRTCLERNVIDYENCCREHLGGLISRPSCFFRWELYPSPPSVSNLTTINKKADSRNSGGIIAAIVVVVTIILIVVGLVIFKRRNQKQEIELPTESIQFDLKTIEAATSNFSERNKLGQGGFGEVYKGMLMNGTEVAVKRLSKKSEQGDKEFKNEVIVVAKLQHRNLVRLLGFSLHGEEKLLVYEFVPNKSLDYFLFDPKKRIQLDWGVRHNIIHGITRGILYLHHDSRLKIIHRDLKASNILLDADMNPKIADFGMARIFGMEQTVANTARVVGTFGYMAPEYVTHGQFSTKSDVYSFGVLMLEIISGKKNSSFCQMDVLVNNLVTYVWRLWERKSLLEVIDPCIREDCKSDEVTRYIHIGLLCVQENPAKRPTMSTIHQMLTTSSIALPAPLPPGFFFRNEPRSNPSAQGLKPDQASSKSISCSVDEVTITDVNPR, encoded by the exons ATGGCAAAAATTATTTGTGAAtcaatcatgtgtatcttcttcgTGTTTATCATATACTTCAGTGCCATTTGTGTTTCAGCACAAACTTGTGACAACACTACTGGAATTTTCAAACCCGATAGTCTTTATGACAAGAACCGACGTCTCATCCTCTCCGGTCTCGCTTCTAACGTCACGGCTCACAACGGCTACTTCAACGGTTCGATTGGGCTTGATCCGGACCGAGTCTATGCCACCGGAATGTGCGCTCCAGGTGCTGAACCTGATGTTTGCTCTCGCTGTATCAAGACCACATCTGAGAGTTTATTACAGACCTGTCTGAACCAGACACGCGCTTTCTCCTGGTCAACAGAAGAAACTCTTTGCCTTGTTCGTTACTCTAGCCGTTCCCTCTCCGGTTTGCTCGTCATGGACCCACGTGGAGCCCTTTACAATACCCAAACTTTCACAATAAGGAATCAAACCGACTTTGATTACGTGTGTAAGAAATTAATGTTTGGTCTGATCGCTAGAACAACTTCTTCTTCTAGCGGTAACAATTCATCTAAATATTATGCACACAATGAATCCCTCGTGCCTTTTTATGGAAACATATCGTCTTGGATGCAATGTACACCGGATGTTTCTCCAAACGATTGTCGCACTTGCCTAGAGAGAAATGTTATTGACTATGAGAATTGTTGCCGTGAGCACCTAGGTGGCCTCATATCACGACCGAGCTGCTTTTTCCGATGGGAATTGTATCCTTCACCTCCCTCGGTATCCAATTTGACAACCATAAACAAGAAAG CAGATTCAAGAAACTCAGGAGGAATTATCGCGGCAATAGTTGTTGTTGTTACCATAATATTGATTGTTGTAGGCTTGGTTATTTTCAAGCGAAGAAATCAGAAGCAAGAAATTGAACTTCcaa CGGAATCTATTCAATTTGATTTGAAGACAATTGAAGCTGCGACCAGCAACTTTTCTGAACGTAATAAGCTTGGTCAAGGTGGATTTGGTGAGGTTTACAAG GGTATGCTCATGAATGGCACTGAAGTTGCGGTAAAGAGACTGTCGAAAAAATCAGAACAAGGTGACAAAGAGTTCAAGAACGAGGTTATTGTTGTTGCAAAACTTCAGCACAGAAATCTTGTTAGACTTCTTGGGTTCTCGCTACATGGAGAAGAGAAGTTACTAGTCTATGAGTTTGTTCCTAACAAAAGCCTCGATTATTTCCTTTTCG ACCCTAAGAAGAGAATTCAGTTGGACTGGGGAGTGCGACACAACATCATTCATGGGATTACACGAGGGATATTATATCTTCATCATGATTCACGTCTGAAAATCATACATCGTGACCTCAAAGCGAGTAACATTCTCTTAGATGCTGACATGAACCCAAAAATTGCTGATTTTGGAATGGCAAGGATATTTGGAATGGAACAAACTGTAGCCAATACAGCAAGAGTAGTTGGGACCTT CGGTTACATGGCTCCTGAGTATGTGACACATGGTCAATTCTCGACGAAATCAGATGTCTACAGCTTTGGAGTATTGATGCTTGAGATCATTAGTGGCAAAAAGAATAGTAGCTTCTGCCAGATGGATGTTTTAGTTAACAATTTAGTCACATAT GTCTGGAGACTATGGGAGCGCAAATCATTGCTTGAGGTCATAGATCCTTGTATTAGAGAAGATTGTAAAAGTGATGAAGTCACTAGATATATCCATATTGGGCTATTATGTGTTCAAGAAAATCCAGCAAAACGTCCAACGATGTCAACGATTCATCAAATGCTCACAACCAGCTCTATTGCATTACCTGCCCCTCTGCCACCTGGTTTTTTCTTCAGGAATGAACCAAGATCAAACCCGTCAGCCCAGGGATTAAAGCCTGATCAAGCGAGCAGCAAGTCTATTTCTTGTTCAGTAGATGAAGTAACAATCACTGATGTTAATCCTCGTTGA
- the LOC103863626 gene encoding cysteine-rich receptor-like protein kinase 18 isoform X2 produces MAKIICESIMCIFFVFIIYFSAICVSAQTCDNTTGIFKPDSLYDKNRRLILSGLASNVTAHNGYFNGSIGLDPDRVYATGMCAPGAEPDVCSRCIKTTSESLLQTCLNQTRAFSWSTEETLCLVRYSSRSLSGLLVMDPRGALYNTQTFTIRNQTDFDYVCKKLMFGLIARTTSSSSGNNSSKYYAHNESLVPFYGNISSWMQCTPDVSPNDCRTCLERNVIDYENCCREHLGGLISRPSCFFRWELYPSPPSVSNLTTINKKDSRNSGGIIAAIVVVVTIILIVVGLVIFKRRNQKQEIELPTESIQFDLKTIEAATSNFSERNKLGQGGFGEVYKGMLMNGTEVAVKRLSKKSEQGDKEFKNEVIVVAKLQHRNLVRLLGFSLHGEEKLLVYEFVPNKSLDYFLFDPKKRIQLDWGVRHNIIHGITRGILYLHHDSRLKIIHRDLKASNILLDADMNPKIADFGMARIFGMEQTVANTARVVGTFGYMAPEYVTHGQFSTKSDVYSFGVLMLEIISGKKNSSFCQMDVLVNNLVTYVWRLWERKSLLEVIDPCIREDCKSDEVTRYIHIGLLCVQENPAKRPTMSTIHQMLTTSSIALPAPLPPGFFFRNEPRSNPSAQGLKPDQASSKSISCSVDEVTITDVNPR; encoded by the exons ATGGCAAAAATTATTTGTGAAtcaatcatgtgtatcttcttcgTGTTTATCATATACTTCAGTGCCATTTGTGTTTCAGCACAAACTTGTGACAACACTACTGGAATTTTCAAACCCGATAGTCTTTATGACAAGAACCGACGTCTCATCCTCTCCGGTCTCGCTTCTAACGTCACGGCTCACAACGGCTACTTCAACGGTTCGATTGGGCTTGATCCGGACCGAGTCTATGCCACCGGAATGTGCGCTCCAGGTGCTGAACCTGATGTTTGCTCTCGCTGTATCAAGACCACATCTGAGAGTTTATTACAGACCTGTCTGAACCAGACACGCGCTTTCTCCTGGTCAACAGAAGAAACTCTTTGCCTTGTTCGTTACTCTAGCCGTTCCCTCTCCGGTTTGCTCGTCATGGACCCACGTGGAGCCCTTTACAATACCCAAACTTTCACAATAAGGAATCAAACCGACTTTGATTACGTGTGTAAGAAATTAATGTTTGGTCTGATCGCTAGAACAACTTCTTCTTCTAGCGGTAACAATTCATCTAAATATTATGCACACAATGAATCCCTCGTGCCTTTTTATGGAAACATATCGTCTTGGATGCAATGTACACCGGATGTTTCTCCAAACGATTGTCGCACTTGCCTAGAGAGAAATGTTATTGACTATGAGAATTGTTGCCGTGAGCACCTAGGTGGCCTCATATCACGACCGAGCTGCTTTTTCCGATGGGAATTGTATCCTTCACCTCCCTCGGTATCCAATTTGACAACCATAAACAAGAAAG ATTCAAGAAACTCAGGAGGAATTATCGCGGCAATAGTTGTTGTTGTTACCATAATATTGATTGTTGTAGGCTTGGTTATTTTCAAGCGAAGAAATCAGAAGCAAGAAATTGAACTTCcaa CGGAATCTATTCAATTTGATTTGAAGACAATTGAAGCTGCGACCAGCAACTTTTCTGAACGTAATAAGCTTGGTCAAGGTGGATTTGGTGAGGTTTACAAG GGTATGCTCATGAATGGCACTGAAGTTGCGGTAAAGAGACTGTCGAAAAAATCAGAACAAGGTGACAAAGAGTTCAAGAACGAGGTTATTGTTGTTGCAAAACTTCAGCACAGAAATCTTGTTAGACTTCTTGGGTTCTCGCTACATGGAGAAGAGAAGTTACTAGTCTATGAGTTTGTTCCTAACAAAAGCCTCGATTATTTCCTTTTCG ACCCTAAGAAGAGAATTCAGTTGGACTGGGGAGTGCGACACAACATCATTCATGGGATTACACGAGGGATATTATATCTTCATCATGATTCACGTCTGAAAATCATACATCGTGACCTCAAAGCGAGTAACATTCTCTTAGATGCTGACATGAACCCAAAAATTGCTGATTTTGGAATGGCAAGGATATTTGGAATGGAACAAACTGTAGCCAATACAGCAAGAGTAGTTGGGACCTT CGGTTACATGGCTCCTGAGTATGTGACACATGGTCAATTCTCGACGAAATCAGATGTCTACAGCTTTGGAGTATTGATGCTTGAGATCATTAGTGGCAAAAAGAATAGTAGCTTCTGCCAGATGGATGTTTTAGTTAACAATTTAGTCACATAT GTCTGGAGACTATGGGAGCGCAAATCATTGCTTGAGGTCATAGATCCTTGTATTAGAGAAGATTGTAAAAGTGATGAAGTCACTAGATATATCCATATTGGGCTATTATGTGTTCAAGAAAATCCAGCAAAACGTCCAACGATGTCAACGATTCATCAAATGCTCACAACCAGCTCTATTGCATTACCTGCCCCTCTGCCACCTGGTTTTTTCTTCAGGAATGAACCAAGATCAAACCCGTCAGCCCAGGGATTAAAGCCTGATCAAGCGAGCAGCAAGTCTATTTCTTGTTCAGTAGATGAAGTAACAATCACTGATGTTAATCCTCGTTGA